One part of the Haliotis asinina isolate JCU_RB_2024 chromosome 2, JCU_Hal_asi_v2, whole genome shotgun sequence genome encodes these proteins:
- the LOC137272877 gene encoding uncharacterized protein: MSRVWQILNFLASVHVVMSLDFEVKMPGDFILGGLFRVQSVRADCRAMSTESMQLYEAARWFFRRLNDGNYIPGKKFGFHAFNTNGHPAQAVNQTLRMLRVYNNESTDHLYGVLGPETSGETESVSSLLSSLPEEDRLLQISYSATAAILSDKSIYKNLYRVIETDDVQVEVILQLMVSLQWNYIAIVYEKDVYGETGAKALKEKAEKLKICVQVFMGIDAGVGTEDLRRRVNDIREMLEPSEGSTVIGMVFMGQRDTARNLLDFLRIKLPKFQIIFTESLSLNIERVKRDNSLYAPAKGLLTTSPPYEDAERFREYWSELHCNHTLRTQQEENNNWLETYFQCNPEKLSNSPGQCDVNKDALPLSVHYLLLASAAFAKTMKTAANELYSGTYIDDLRRRVFDKISNLTVDCSTDFKEELRPYNARFNFKDGEIHHINDGNISTYNVYNLQACNSTHDFCFRQVGTFVNRTLELMKSTLKYFCNNTEMHGFVQAQCKLGATCRSCVSNNSGVGHILHLPGDFYLVGLVPVHNKGQSPHICGELRTGLSVDIVESIVYAVKAINEKRGIFRSILGTKTLGLVMMDTCATPYLTFERLIKLSSGKVQLDPSTASSQIRNNIIGYVGPYMSSVSVPVSTVMTEIDKIYISYSSTSSTLSNRQRFPHFMRTCSPDYKQAAAIMELARKLGSKYVQIIHTDEEYGKAGNKALLEAGKKHGVCVAQSISVKNSDKRGDQLGHVSSLRKYPQAKVVIIFVLSHVTPVLMSVLDVESKPGEFAFIGGENWSKREAVLANTRQLTGSLTLAQLLPKNDDYEKYYMDIDVEQSKNPWLREYLEAKSKCHYPMSFNKQHTTQCTPDIISRHLESDLWVPFAINAAFSLVLGFNKSVVSSCGGFVLCDKFKTANLKENVKNVTLDIYNAGTEVRVFDENGEGRVGYTIFQVIKENNQLSYKKVGFASAGGFDLDTPASTLTKDGGFESQCQKEVDCNICNEQLRITEYPSDWQMNIPLISTVSVLAACILILTCCIVKTRRRAKVLKEDHYVTINQDNRQPGCSYQGLSITQSSDYLTARHMDDIAMKPFDDGATESMDRLEHM; the protein is encoded by the exons ATGAGTCGTGTTTGGCAAATACTGAATTTCCTTGCATCTGTACATGTGGTGATGTCTTTGGATTTCGAAGTGAAAATGCCCGGAGATTTTATCCTGGGTGGACTATTTCGAGTCCAGAGTGTCCGGGCGGATTGTCGAGCGATGAGCACAGAATCCATGCAGTTGTATGAAGCAGCCAGATGGTTCTTCAGGCGCCTGAACGATGGAAACTATATTCCTGGAAAAAAGTTTG GTTTccatgcattcaacacaaatgGACACCCCGCACAGGCGGTGAACCAGACGCTGCGTATGCTGAGAGTTTACAACAATGAATCAACCGATCATCTATATG GCGTATTGGGGCCAGAGACTAGTGGTGAGACTGAATCAGTTTCAAGTCTGCTGAGTTCCCTTCCGGAGGAGGATCGTCTGCTGCAGATCAGCTATTCCGCCACAGCCGCCATCCTCTCTGACAAGAGTATCTACAAAAACCTGTACCGGGTCATAGAAACGGATGATGTACAAGTAGAG GTTATCCTTCAACTAATGGTGTCCCTTCAATGGAACTACATAGCGATTGTATATGAGAAGGACGTTTACGGAGAAACAGGCGCAAAAGCTTTGAAAGAAAAAGCAGAGAAACTAAAAATATGTGTCCAGGTCTTCATGGGAATCGACGCAGGTGTTGGCACGGAGGATCTACGACGGAGAGTTAATGACATCCGTGAAATGCTGGAACCATCTGAAGGGAGCACGGTGATCGGTATGGTGTTTATGGGCCAGCGAGACACTGCCAGGAACCTGTTAGACTTCCTTAGAATTAAACTGCCAAAGTTTCAAATAATCTTCACAGAGTCCCTGTCGCTGAACATTGAACGTGTAAAGAGAGACAATTCGTTGTATGCCCCAGCTAAAGGACTTCTCACAACTAGCCCACCTTATGAAGATGCTGAAAGGTTCCGAGAATACTGGAGTGAACTCCACTGCAACCACACGTTGAGGACACAACAAGAAGAAAATAATAACTGGCTGGAAacttattttcagtgtaatccGGAAAAACTATCTAATTCACCGGGGCAGTGTGACGTCAACAAGGATGCTTTACCCTTATCTGTACACTACCTTCTCCTAGCTTCAGCAGCATTCGCTAAAACTATGAAGACGGCGGCGAACGAATTATATTCTGGTACATACATTGATGATTTAAGACGTAGAGTGTTTGACAAAATCTCCAATCTCACCGTTGATTGCTCAACTGATTTCAAAGAAGAGCTCCGGCCATACAACGCGAGATTTAATTTTAAAGATGGGGAAATTCATCATATTAACGACggcaacatctctacatacaacGTGTACAACTTACAGGCGTGCAACAGTACGCATGACTTCTGTTTCCGCCAG GTTGGGACCTTCGTAAACAGAACACTCGAACTGATGAAATCTACCCTAAAATATTTCTGCAACAACACTGAAATGCATGGATTTGTACAAGCACAGTGTAAATTGGGGGCAACGTGCAGATCTTGTGTTTCAAATAATAGTGGTGTAGGACACATTCTACATCTGCCAGGGGACTTCTATCTCGTTGGACTTGTTCCTGTACATAACAAGGGACAATCGCCTCACATCTGTGGTGAGTTACGAACCGGCCTGAGTGTTGACATTGTAGAATCCATTGTGTATGCAGTCAAAGCAATCAACGAGAAAAGGGGAATATTTAGATCCATTCTCGGAACCAAAACACTGGGACTTGTCATGATGGACACGTGTGCCACCCCGTACCTGACTTTTGAGAGGCTGATCAAACTCAGCAGTGGCAAGGTTCAACTTGATCCGTCAACTGCCAGTTCTCAAATAAGAAACAACATTATAGGATACGTTGGTCCCTATATGAGTTCAGTCAGCGTTCCAGTCTCTACAGTCATGACAGAAATTGACAAGATCTACATTTCGTATTCCTCAACATCCTCAACCCTTAGCAACAGGCAACGTTTCCCACATTTCATGAGAACGTGTTCCCCTGACTACAAACAGGCCGCTGCCATCATGGAACTAGCCAGAAAACTGGGCTCTAAGTATGTCCAGATCATCCACACGGATGAAGAATATGGAAAGGCGGGAAATAAGGCTCTTTTGGAGGCTGGTAAAAAACACGGGGTATGTGTTGCTCAATCGATTAGTGTGAAAAATTCAGACAAGAGAGGTGATCAGTTAGGTCATGTTTCTTCTTTAAGAAAGTACCCCCAAGCAAAAGTCGTCATCATATTTGTTTTATCCCACGTGACACCGGTGCTGATGAGTGTTCTTGATGTAGAAAGTAAACCTGGAGAATTTGCTTTTATTGGTGGCGAGAACTGGTCAAAGAGAGAGGCAGTGTTGGCGAATACCAGGCAACTGACTGGTAGTTTGACACTTGCTCAGCTGCTTCCTAAGAATGACGACTATGAAAAATACTACATGGATATTGATGTCGAACAATCTAAGAATCCTTGGCTTCGCGAGTACCTCGAAGCTAAATCGAAATGCCATTATCCAATGAGTTTCAACAAACAACACACGACACAATGTACACCGGATATAATTTCACGACATCTTGAATCTGATCTTTGGGTACCATTTGCAATCAATGCCGCATTTTCTCTTGTTCTGGGCTTTAACAAGTCAGTGGTTTCTTCCTGTGGAGGGTTTGTACTTTGTGACAAATTTAAAACTGCAAATCTGAAGGAGAATGTGAAGAACGTAACCTTAGACATTTATAATGCAGGGACAGAAGTGCGTGTCTTCGACGAAAACGGAGAAGGACGAGTAGGATACACAATATTCCAGGTgataaaagaaaacaatcaaCTTTCTTATAAGAAG GTTGGATTTGCATCAGCAGGAGGATTTGACCTTGACACACCTGCCTCTACCTTAACAAAGGATGGGGGATTTGAATCCCAGTGCCAGAAAGAAGTTGATTGCAACATTTGCAATGAACAACTTCGTATCACAGAATACCC GTCCGACTGGCAAATGAACATCCCATTAATATCAACTGTGAGTGTTTTGGCCGCATGCATCTTAATTTTGACATGTTGCATTGTCAAGACACGTCGACGGGCAAAGGTGCTTAAAGAAG ATCACTACGTAACCATAAACCAGGATAACCGACAACCTGGCTGTTCCTACCAGGGCCTTAgtatcacacaatccagtgattatctCACGGCCAGACATATGGATGACATTGCCATGAAGCCTTTTGACGATGGGGCCACTGAATCAATGGATAGGTTGGAGCACATGTAG